From a single Planococcus shenhongbingii genomic region:
- a CDS encoding antibiotic biosynthesis monooxygenase family protein: MNLYMTTGTYDYMKKMREKHPNETMVLMQGENTTLLLHETEGKTIFQTPRRYEVVDGTGTFKEKGFFVFNNIPVTDEGRPIFEHRFKNRAGAIENEPGYVAFRVLRPRDSDTYVVLTEWESPAFFEKWKESQAFSKAHAKPADNAGEKRPNIFSGASYITTYKAKPEEE; the protein is encoded by the coding sequence ATGAATCTCTATATGACCACAGGAACTTACGACTATATGAAGAAAATGCGTGAAAAACACCCAAATGAAACCATGGTGTTAATGCAAGGAGAAAACACTACTTTGCTGCTCCACGAAACAGAAGGCAAGACCATCTTTCAAACCCCTCGCCGCTATGAAGTCGTCGACGGCACAGGAACTTTTAAAGAAAAAGGTTTTTTTGTCTTCAATAATATCCCCGTGACGGATGAAGGCCGCCCGATTTTCGAACATCGCTTTAAAAATCGTGCCGGAGCGATTGAGAACGAACCTGGCTATGTCGCTTTCCGTGTCTTGCGCCCACGTGATTCGGATACGTATGTGGTTTTGACCGAATGGGAATCACCGGCATTCTTTGAGAAATGGAAAGAATCTCAGGCCTTTTCCAAAGCACATGCTAAACCCGCAGACAATGCTGGAGAAAAACGGCCGAATATTTTCTCTGGTGCTTCTTACATCACTACTTATAAAGCAAAACCGGAAGAGGAATAA
- the hemE gene encoding uroporphyrinogen decarboxylase, with product MTAFNDTFLKAARGEKADHTPVWFMRQAGRSQPEYREIKEKYSLEEITHQPELCAYVTKLPVDQYNVDAAVLFKDIVTPLPAIGVDVKIKSGVGPVIDNPIRTMADIERLGEINPEKDVDFVLETIRILTKEQLNVPLIGFSGAPFTLASYMIEGGPSKNYNKTKSMMVSQPEMWFLLMDKLADTIIPYVKAQIKAGAKVIQIFDSWVGALNVEDYRIFVKPVMERIFAELRTEGVPLIIFGVGASHLAKEWHDLPVDVVGLDWRLPISEARAMGLTKTLQGNFDPAYLLADWPTIEKRVKAILDMGLQQDGYIFNLGHGVFPEVQPDTLKRLTSFVHEYSAAHKARI from the coding sequence ATGACAGCATTTAATGACACTTTTTTGAAAGCGGCACGCGGAGAGAAAGCCGATCACACACCTGTATGGTTTATGAGGCAAGCTGGCCGTTCTCAGCCGGAGTACCGAGAAATCAAAGAGAAATACTCCTTGGAGGAAATTACTCATCAACCGGAACTTTGCGCTTATGTAACAAAGCTTCCTGTCGACCAATACAATGTGGATGCCGCTGTTCTTTTTAAAGACATTGTGACTCCGTTGCCGGCAATTGGCGTAGATGTGAAAATTAAATCTGGAGTCGGCCCTGTAATCGACAATCCAATCCGGACTATGGCGGATATTGAACGGTTGGGGGAAATCAATCCTGAAAAAGATGTTGATTTTGTACTGGAAACGATCCGCATTTTGACGAAGGAACAATTAAATGTTCCGTTGATCGGCTTTTCAGGAGCACCGTTTACGCTTGCAAGTTACATGATTGAAGGCGGACCTTCAAAAAACTACAACAAAACCAAATCGATGATGGTGTCTCAGCCGGAAATGTGGTTTTTACTGATGGATAAGCTGGCAGATACAATCATCCCTTATGTAAAAGCACAAATCAAAGCTGGCGCGAAAGTAATCCAAATCTTTGACTCGTGGGTTGGGGCATTGAATGTGGAAGATTATCGCATTTTCGTCAAACCGGTAATGGAACGTATTTTCGCAGAACTTCGCACAGAAGGCGTACCGCTTATCATCTTTGGTGTGGGTGCAAGCCATTTGGCAAAAGAATGGCACGACCTTCCAGTGGATGTAGTCGGTCTGGACTGGCGCCTGCCGATTTCTGAAGCGCGCGCTATGGGATTGACGAAAACCCTGCAAGGGAACTTTGATCCAGCTTACTTGCTGGCTGACTGGCCGACAATCGAAAAACGGGTAAAAGCAATTTTGGATATGGGCTTGCAGCAAGATGGCTACATCTTTAATCTTGGCCACGGGGTATTCCCGGAAGTGCAGCCTGATACATTAAAGCGTCTGACTTCGTTTGTACATGAATACAGCGCTGCCCATAAAGCACGCATCTAA
- the hemH gene encoding ferrochelatase has product MGLLVMAYGTPYEEADIERYYTHIRHGRKPSEESLEDLRSRYKAIGGLSPLAKITQDQAQALCSRLNEVQDDIDFKVYLGLKHIEPFVEDGVEAMQRDGITEAVSIVLAPHFSTFSVKSYNGRAAEAAEKAGISLTSVESWYQEPKFIQYWSEKVSAAFAEMSEEEREKACLIVSAHSLPEKIIANGDPYPEQLKETAALISEAAGIENVEVGWQSAGQTPEPWIGPDVQDLTRELFVQKGYTSFVYTPVGFVADHLEVLFDNDYECKVVCDEIGATYRRPEMPNVQPLFIDGLADVVLKKLAEK; this is encoded by the coding sequence ATGGGGTTATTGGTAATGGCGTATGGTACGCCTTATGAAGAAGCGGATATCGAACGCTATTACACGCATATCCGACATGGCCGCAAACCAAGCGAAGAAAGCCTGGAAGATTTGCGCAGCCGATATAAAGCAATCGGGGGGCTTTCGCCGCTTGCGAAAATTACGCAAGATCAAGCGCAAGCACTTTGCAGCCGTTTGAATGAAGTGCAAGATGACATCGATTTTAAAGTTTATCTCGGCTTGAAGCACATTGAACCGTTTGTAGAAGACGGAGTTGAAGCAATGCAGCGCGACGGCATTACAGAAGCGGTTTCCATTGTATTGGCGCCTCATTTCTCGACATTCTCTGTAAAATCATATAATGGCCGGGCTGCAGAAGCAGCAGAAAAAGCGGGCATTTCCTTAACATCAGTGGAAAGCTGGTATCAAGAGCCGAAATTCATCCAATACTGGAGCGAAAAAGTAAGCGCGGCTTTCGCTGAAATGTCTGAAGAAGAGCGGGAAAAAGCCTGCTTGATCGTTTCCGCGCATTCTTTGCCAGAAAAGATCATTGCAAATGGCGACCCTTATCCGGAGCAGTTAAAAGAAACCGCAGCATTGATATCAGAAGCTGCAGGAATCGAAAACGTAGAAGTCGGCTGGCAAAGTGCCGGGCAAACTCCAGAGCCTTGGATCGGTCCAGATGTCCAGGATTTGACGCGTGAATTATTCGTCCAAAAAGGATATACTTCTTTTGTTTATACGCCAGTCGGCTTTGTGGCTGATCATTTAGAAGTGTTATTCGATAACGACTACGAGTGCAAAGTAGTATGCGACGAAATCGGAGCGACTTACAGACGCCCGGAAATGCCAAACGTGCAGCCTTTGTTTATCGACGGTTTGGCGGACGTAGTTTTAAAGAAATTAGCAGAAAAATAA
- the hemY gene encoding protoporphyrinogen oxidase, with protein sequence MTERTRKVAVVGGGITGLSAAYYLQKQAKEQNISLEVTLIEATHRLGGKIQTLRKNGFVIERGPDSFLARTNSINLLAKELGIDDQLIESRAGKTYVMVEDKLHPVPEGSVMGVPTAFGPFLTSNLYSWSGKIRAVGDLVLPKSPAATDQPVGPFVRRRFGTEVVENLIEPLFSGYFSGDIDRLSINATFPAFYEIEQQHRSLIFGMKKNGNILPEEFTTDKNGVFQTFQHGLETLVTALEKELSASTILKGVKVESIENNNAKAVLTLNNDSTIIADDVIFALPHSKVQSLFEPYGLLKELKEMPATSVATVSMAFPAEAVKQYTDNAIGFVVSRNSDFAITACIASHCKWPSQTPDGKMLFKAFIGRVGDEAVVELSDKEIEKTVLADLRKSMAIEADPEFTIVSRWKEAMPQYLVGHKERIEKMRKEMKTAFPMVQMIGSSFEGYGLPSCVGQGAAAARKIIERCHVEQ encoded by the coding sequence GTGACGGAACGAACGCGAAAAGTAGCAGTCGTGGGCGGAGGAATCACAGGTCTGTCTGCTGCTTACTATTTACAAAAACAAGCGAAAGAGCAAAACATTTCGCTGGAGGTTACGTTAATCGAAGCCACACACCGTTTAGGCGGTAAAATTCAGACGCTTCGCAAAAACGGTTTTGTGATAGAGCGTGGACCTGACTCGTTTCTCGCCCGAACAAATAGCATCAATTTATTAGCCAAGGAATTAGGGATCGATGATCAATTGATTGAAAGCAGAGCGGGTAAAACCTATGTGATGGTTGAAGATAAACTGCATCCTGTACCGGAAGGTTCTGTAATGGGAGTGCCGACTGCATTTGGTCCCTTCCTTACTTCGAATCTGTATTCCTGGAGCGGTAAAATCCGTGCAGTCGGTGACTTGGTATTGCCTAAGTCTCCTGCTGCAACGGATCAGCCGGTGGGACCATTTGTCCGTCGACGTTTTGGTACGGAGGTTGTTGAAAACTTGATCGAACCGCTGTTTTCTGGATACTTCTCGGGGGATATTGACCGGTTGAGCATAAATGCCACATTTCCGGCATTCTATGAAATCGAACAGCAGCATCGCAGTTTGATTTTCGGAATGAAAAAAAACGGGAATATTCTGCCGGAAGAATTTACTACCGATAAGAACGGGGTTTTTCAAACATTCCAGCATGGTTTAGAAACGTTAGTGACAGCACTGGAAAAAGAACTTTCCGCTAGTACTATTTTAAAAGGTGTGAAAGTGGAAAGCATTGAAAACAACAATGCTAAAGCCGTGCTGACATTAAATAACGATTCAACGATTATTGCCGATGACGTGATTTTTGCACTTCCGCATTCGAAAGTTCAATCGTTGTTTGAACCTTATGGCTTATTGAAAGAATTGAAGGAAATGCCGGCGACGTCAGTGGCAACTGTATCTATGGCTTTTCCCGCTGAAGCGGTCAAGCAATACACGGATAATGCAATCGGTTTTGTGGTTTCGCGAAACAGCGATTTTGCTATTACGGCATGTATTGCCTCACATTGCAAATGGCCATCGCAAACACCGGACGGAAAAATGCTGTTCAAGGCATTTATCGGCCGCGTTGGCGATGAAGCCGTTGTGGAATTATCAGACAAGGAAATTGAAAAAACTGTCTTGGCGGATTTGAGGAAGTCGATGGCAATCGAAGCAGATCCGGAATTCACAATCGTTTCCCGTTGGAAAGAAGCAATGCCGCAATATTTAGTCGGGCATAAAGAACGCATTGAAAAAATGCGAAAAGAAATGAAAACAGCTTTTCCCATGGTTCAAATGATCGGAAGCTCATTTGAAGGATATGGACTGCCTAGTTGTGTTGGCCAAGGTGCAGCCGCGGCGCGCAAAATCATTGAACGATGCCATGTGGAACAATAA
- a CDS encoding FixH family protein: protein MKKLIWLALPFLLLAACGSEEADSAGAGNSLEEIVVEINTPETAEAAEEVVLSASVTQGDEAVEDADEVVYEVWQSGHRDSGEMIEAEHTGNGVYEAETVFEEEGLYFMQAHTSARRLHVMPKQEITVGDPDPASIVPDDSEDSEGMNKMENHSGH, encoded by the coding sequence ATGAAGAAGTTAATTTGGCTGGCATTGCCTTTTTTGCTGCTCGCAGCGTGCGGCAGTGAGGAAGCCGATTCTGCAGGGGCAGGCAATTCGCTGGAAGAAATAGTGGTGGAAATCAATACGCCTGAAACTGCAGAAGCAGCAGAAGAAGTGGTTTTGTCTGCTTCAGTAACACAAGGCGATGAAGCGGTAGAAGATGCGGATGAAGTCGTTTATGAAGTGTGGCAATCCGGACACCGTGACAGTGGAGAAATGATTGAAGCTGAACATACAGGAAATGGTGTATACGAAGCAGAGACGGTTTTTGAAGAAGAAGGCTTATATTTCATGCAGGCCCATACCAGTGCTCGCCGTTTGCATGTGATGCCGAAGCAGGAAATAACAGTAGGGGATCCAGATCCGGCTTCCATTGTACCTGACGACAGTGAAGATTCAGAAGGCATGAATAAGATGGAAAATCATTCTGGTCATTGA
- the yhfH gene encoding protein YhfH — protein MIENVVEFFKNLPPKQCSNCGEKVEEQHECYGSQCESCNNL, from the coding sequence ATGATTGAAAACGTAGTGGAATTTTTCAAGAATCTGCCCCCGAAACAATGCTCGAATTGTGGAGAAAAAGTCGAAGAACAGCATGAATGTTATGGTAGCCAATGTGAATCGTGCAATAATCTATAA
- a CDS encoding lipoate--protein ligase gives MYFVDNKGITDPRINLAIEEYLLKTMDVEKDPFLLFYINEPSIIIGKNQNTAEEINTDYVDSNGIHVVRRLSGGGAVYHDLGNLNYSFITVDDGNSFRNFRKFTEPVVRALHSLGVNAELSGRNDLIVEGRKVSGNAQFSTRGRMFSHGTLMFDTEIDAVVSALKVSKEKIESKGIKSIRSRVANISEFLKEPMTVTEFRSAILASLFEGEENIQYWELTDQDWENIRELSKERYANWDWNYGKSPKFNVKHSHRFPVGGIDVRLQVENGIVQDANIYGDFFGVGDVSEIEQAITGIKYERASLDEAISNFDIPKYLGGITKEEFLKLIY, from the coding sequence ATGTATTTTGTAGATAATAAGGGCATTACTGATCCGCGCATTAACTTGGCAATCGAAGAGTATTTATTGAAAACGATGGATGTTGAAAAAGATCCGTTTTTACTGTTTTACATAAATGAACCCTCCATTATCATCGGGAAAAACCAGAATACCGCTGAAGAAATCAATACCGATTATGTGGATTCAAATGGCATACATGTGGTCCGCCGTTTGTCAGGCGGCGGTGCGGTTTACCACGACCTCGGAAACTTGAATTACAGCTTTATCACTGTTGACGACGGCAATAGTTTCCGCAACTTCCGGAAATTCACGGAACCTGTAGTGCGCGCTTTGCATAGCCTTGGCGTCAATGCAGAACTTTCAGGACGCAATGATTTGATCGTGGAAGGGCGCAAGGTTTCAGGGAATGCCCAGTTCTCGACCCGTGGCCGCATGTTTAGCCACGGAACGCTGATGTTTGATACAGAAATAGATGCAGTCGTCTCCGCATTGAAAGTCAGCAAAGAAAAAATCGAATCAAAAGGCATCAAGTCCATCCGCAGCCGCGTGGCCAATATTTCAGAGTTTTTGAAAGAGCCGATGACGGTTACGGAATTCCGTTCTGCTATTCTGGCTTCATTGTTTGAAGGTGAAGAAAACATTCAGTACTGGGAATTGACCGACCAGGACTGGGAAAACATCCGCGAGCTTTCGAAAGAACGATACGCGAATTGGGACTGGAACTACGGCAAATCCCCTAAATTCAATGTGAAGCATTCTCACCGTTTCCCGGTCGGCGGCATTGATGTCCGGCTTCAAGTAGAAAACGGAATCGTCCAGGATGCCAATATTTACGGCGACTTTTTCGGAGTAGGCGATGTATCTGAAATCGAACAAGCCATCACAGGGATCAAGTATGAACGGGCATCGCTGGATGAAGCCATCAGCAATTTCGATATTCCAAAATATCTCGGCGGCATTACAAAAGAAGAGTTTTTAAAATTAATTTATTAA
- a CDS encoding response regulator transcription factor yields MAAQRIFIVEDDLKIAALLAETLRKYHYEVETAKDFDRILDEFEVFDPHMVLLDINLPSYDGYYWCRQLRQISTCPILFISARSGEMDQVFALENGGDDFITKPFHYEIVLAKIRSHLRRAYGEYAPKQEERSVKAGRIALFLERMELHVKTIIIPLQKKECTIMELLLSQFPKVVTREQLLEELWDDQAFVDENTLNVNMTRVRKKLADYEVLSSIETVRGSGYRLLIHEEEL; encoded by the coding sequence GTGGCAGCTCAACGGATTTTCATCGTAGAAGATGATTTGAAAATTGCGGCATTGCTGGCCGAGACTTTGCGCAAATACCATTACGAAGTGGAAACCGCGAAAGACTTCGACCGCATCCTCGATGAGTTTGAAGTATTTGATCCCCATATGGTTCTGCTAGATATTAACTTGCCTTCTTATGATGGGTATTATTGGTGCCGTCAGCTGCGCCAAATATCCACCTGTCCTATTTTATTCATATCTGCCCGATCCGGAGAAATGGATCAGGTATTTGCTTTGGAGAATGGCGGAGATGATTTCATCACGAAACCTTTTCACTATGAAATCGTCCTTGCAAAAATAAGAAGCCATCTGCGCAGGGCCTATGGGGAATATGCACCGAAGCAAGAAGAACGGTCTGTAAAAGCGGGGCGCATCGCTTTATTCCTTGAACGAATGGAGCTTCATGTCAAAACAATTATCATCCCATTGCAGAAAAAAGAATGCACAATTATGGAATTGCTGCTGTCCCAGTTTCCGAAAGTAGTGACGCGTGAGCAGCTGCTGGAAGAATTATGGGATGATCAAGCTTTTGTTGATGAGAACACATTAAATGTAAACATGACGCGCGTCCGGAAAAAATTGGCTGACTATGAAGTGCTTTCATCAATCGAAACAGTTCGGGGATCCGGGTATCGCTTGCTGATTCATGAGGAGGAACTGTAA
- a CDS encoding sensor histidine kinase has protein sequence MFRLFFKEHAAFIVFQVVLVAFIMALYWLDGFRNLDTAIYSFVISTLLVGTFLAARFVKRYHFYRKILAIPENMEHAIQREGKSPEQLQSEKYLQELYRLYQNEAQALYASQKRHLQFMNQWVHQMKTPLSVMQLLLQEEGELDKNSVREEVDRLKSGLDTVLMNARLDTFEEDMQIEQISLRTLVSETITENKRLFISKRIYPEIDMAEDCMVATDKKWMKFIFSQFLTNALKYTFEPNKKVYIHAECADGHAVLTIRDEGIGIPSSDLPRITKAFFTGENGRKIGESTGMGLYLAKEVCEKLGHKLAISSVHGQGTTVSVSFYNQDIPTGGKDDVVIENRRSDEGVRGESHTSGIESAELRSGKR, from the coding sequence ATGTTCCGACTGTTCTTTAAAGAGCACGCAGCTTTTATCGTCTTTCAAGTTGTCTTAGTGGCTTTTATCATGGCGCTTTATTGGCTGGATGGCTTTCGCAATTTGGATACAGCCATTTATTCTTTTGTGATTAGCACGCTATTAGTCGGTACTTTTCTGGCTGCCCGTTTTGTTAAGAGATATCATTTCTACCGAAAAATCCTGGCCATTCCGGAAAACATGGAACACGCGATACAACGGGAAGGAAAATCACCTGAACAGCTTCAAAGTGAAAAATATTTACAAGAGCTGTACCGTCTTTACCAAAATGAAGCGCAGGCCCTGTATGCTTCCCAAAAACGCCATTTGCAATTTATGAACCAATGGGTGCATCAGATGAAAACGCCTTTATCCGTGATGCAGTTATTGCTGCAGGAAGAAGGGGAACTCGACAAAAACAGCGTCCGGGAAGAAGTGGATCGCCTGAAGTCAGGGCTTGATACCGTCTTGATGAATGCGCGTCTTGATACATTTGAAGAAGATATGCAAATTGAACAAATTTCTCTGCGCACCTTGGTGTCAGAAACCATCACAGAAAATAAACGTTTGTTCATTTCTAAACGCATTTACCCTGAAATTGATATGGCGGAAGACTGTATGGTGGCGACTGATAAAAAATGGATGAAATTCATTTTTAGTCAGTTTTTGACCAATGCTTTAAAATACACATTTGAACCGAATAAAAAAGTGTACATTCATGCAGAATGTGCAGATGGCCATGCCGTTTTAACCATTCGAGATGAAGGCATCGGTATCCCATCATCCGATTTGCCGCGCATCACAAAAGCTTTTTTCACTGGCGAGAATGGCCGGAAAATAGGGGAATCGACCGGTATGGGCTTATATTTGGCCAAAGAAGTATGTGAAAAACTTGGGCATAAACTAGCTATTTCCTCAGTCCATGGACAAGGCACGACGGTATCGGTGTCGTTCTACAACCAAGACATACCAACAGGAGGAAAAGACGATGTCGTTATTGAAAATCGACGAAGTGACGAAGGTGTACGAGGGGAAAGTCACACATCGGGCATTGAATCAGCTGAGCTTCGAAGTGGAAAAAGGTGA
- a CDS encoding ABC transporter ATP-binding protein, producing MSLLKIDEVTKVYEGKVTHRALNQLSFEVEKGEFLAVMGPSGSGKTTLLNLISTIDTLTAGEILIDGVNPHRLDKNDLALFRRRKLGFVFQDFNLLQMLTVEENLVLPLTLDYMPTNEMALRVLELAKRLDLTSILHKRPNEISGGEAQRTAIGRALIHKPAIILADEPTGNLDSKASRDVLDLLSRVSANEGATIVMVTHDPIAASYCDRVLFIKDGEFFNEIYGDERRQTFYQRILNVLSLLGGNVNDLSATRLP from the coding sequence ATGTCGTTATTGAAAATCGACGAAGTGACGAAGGTGTACGAGGGGAAAGTCACACATCGGGCATTGAATCAGCTGAGCTTCGAAGTGGAAAAAGGTGAGTTTCTCGCTGTTATGGGACCATCCGGCAGCGGAAAAACAACGTTGCTGAATTTAATTTCCACTATCGATACACTGACTGCTGGTGAAATTCTGATTGATGGGGTTAATCCGCATCGCCTGGATAAAAATGATTTAGCATTATTCAGAAGACGCAAACTCGGCTTTGTTTTTCAGGATTTCAATTTGCTGCAAATGCTGACAGTTGAAGAGAATCTTGTCTTGCCGCTGACGCTCGATTATATGCCGACCAATGAAATGGCATTGCGGGTGCTGGAGCTTGCCAAACGGCTCGATTTGACTTCGATCCTTCATAAACGCCCCAACGAAATTTCAGGCGGGGAAGCACAGCGCACGGCAATCGGACGTGCACTTATTCACAAACCGGCCATTATTCTGGCGGATGAACCGACGGGCAACCTGGATTCAAAAGCTTCCCGTGACGTTCTGGACTTATTGTCAAGAGTCAGTGCCAACGAAGGTGCTACCATTGTGATGGTTACCCATGATCCCATCGCCGCCAGCTATTGTGATCGGGTCTTGTTTATCAAAGACGGTGAATTTTTCAATGAAATATACGGCGATGAACGCCGCCAGACGTTCTATCAAAGAATCTTGAATGTTCTATCCTTGCTTGGGGGAAATGTGAATGACCTTTCGGCAACTCGCTTACCATAA
- a CDS encoding FtsX-like permease family protein, producing the protein MTFRQLAYHNVLRNRRSYAAFFLASVFSVMVFFVYSMFIFHPLFKEDGLQELAVRGMFIAEIVLYVFTLFFLLYSMSAFLQARSKEFGILMHLGMTKKQLNKLIFFETIILGAVSTIAGIALGFAFSKFFFMIGREIMELESLPLYVSWKPFALTIGAFTSLFIIISFISVAFIRTKGILDLLQGYWKTEEVSNVSKVLSVLGIVLLICTYILASIVTDKTVYQLAVIIPPLATLGTYLFFTHSIHSLLNIYKRKKGVYWHKTRLVSLAEASVKLKDSAQMFFIVTIVSTVAFLTVGTLASFMSYTGDFRESNPLGLVYISFQGNEAEQEHIEGLTSQLEEKQLAYDLVPIPIKRQTSALTGNDVDIVPASQFNRLAFALDFEPVYPERGKGLFIPYSRESLKELENLTSQTTLVESGISLSIDEVYQRIMFPNHTMNVNSIVVNDEDYEAIDEPLAGYAPGESTFTYYAFAVPEWEETVTIGEKLTELMQQAIAKADFSNVNFFFENPGEDYRWFKSSFAILLFIGVMVAAVFLLAAGSFIYFKLYTGLERDRKQYLLLVRLGMTEKELGKIVNRQLIPQFFLPWAVALLHSTFAFISLQVVWDEFAELSILGEMVLVLSGFTVAQILYFFLIRWRYIAHLQAS; encoded by the coding sequence ATGACCTTTCGGCAACTCGCTTACCATAACGTCCTTCGAAACCGGCGGAGCTACGCCGCTTTTTTTCTGGCCAGTGTTTTTTCCGTTATGGTGTTTTTTGTTTACTCGATGTTTATTTTTCATCCGCTTTTTAAAGAAGACGGACTGCAGGAATTAGCCGTCCGCGGCATGTTCATCGCAGAAATTGTATTATATGTTTTCACACTGTTTTTCTTATTGTATTCCATGAGCGCCTTTTTGCAGGCACGTTCTAAAGAATTTGGCATTCTGATGCATTTGGGGATGACAAAAAAACAATTGAATAAATTGATTTTCTTCGAAACAATCATTCTCGGCGCTGTCTCGACTATAGCTGGGATTGCTCTAGGTTTTGCCTTCTCCAAGTTCTTCTTTATGATAGGACGCGAAATCATGGAACTGGAATCCTTGCCGCTCTATGTGTCTTGGAAGCCTTTTGCTTTGACTATAGGAGCGTTCACCAGTTTGTTCATCATCATTTCCTTTATCAGTGTTGCGTTTATCCGGACAAAAGGAATCTTGGATTTGCTGCAGGGCTATTGGAAAACGGAAGAAGTATCAAATGTGTCAAAAGTATTATCAGTTCTTGGAATCGTACTTCTTATATGTACATATATTTTAGCTTCCATTGTGACTGATAAAACCGTTTATCAACTGGCAGTGATCATACCGCCGCTTGCCACGCTCGGAACTTATTTGTTTTTTACCCATTCGATTCATTCGCTGCTGAATATATACAAGCGGAAAAAAGGGGTTTACTGGCACAAAACACGTCTTGTCTCTCTTGCTGAAGCTTCGGTGAAACTAAAAGACAGCGCTCAGATGTTTTTTATCGTGACGATTGTGTCGACAGTCGCTTTCTTGACAGTAGGAACATTGGCTTCCTTCATGTCTTATACAGGAGATTTCCGTGAATCCAACCCATTGGGACTGGTTTATATTTCATTCCAGGGCAATGAAGCAGAGCAGGAACACATAGAAGGGCTGACTTCGCAATTAGAAGAAAAGCAATTGGCATATGATCTGGTGCCCATTCCTATAAAACGCCAAACTTCAGCATTAACTGGGAATGACGTGGATATTGTCCCGGCCTCACAGTTCAACCGTTTGGCTTTTGCGCTCGATTTTGAACCGGTTTATCCTGAACGAGGGAAAGGGCTGTTTATTCCATACTCAAGAGAATCGTTAAAAGAGTTGGAAAATCTGACTTCCCAAACCACTTTAGTGGAAAGCGGCATTTCGCTGTCGATTGATGAAGTTTATCAGCGGATTATGTTTCCGAATCATACGATGAATGTAAACAGCATCGTCGTTAATGACGAGGACTATGAAGCAATAGATGAACCGCTTGCTGGCTATGCACCAGGAGAATCAACTTTTACTTATTATGCTTTTGCTGTTCCTGAATGGGAGGAAACAGTGACGATCGGTGAAAAATTGACTGAGCTGATGCAACAAGCGATAGCAAAGGCGGATTTCAGTAATGTGAATTTCTTCTTTGAAAACCCTGGGGAAGATTATCGATGGTTCAAGTCGTCCTTTGCGATTCTCTTGTTCATCGGTGTGATGGTAGCGGCTGTATTCTTGCTGGCAGCCGGCAGCTTTATTTACTTCAAGCTTTATACAGGGCTCGAACGTGACCGGAAACAATACTTGCTGCTGGTCCGCCTTGGCATGACAGAAAAGGAACTCGGAAAAATTGTCAACCGGCAGCTGATTCCTCAATTCTTTTTGCCTTGGGCAGTAGCGTTGCTTCACAGTACATTCGCTTTCATCTCACTTCAAGTAGTATGGGATGAATTTGCCGAATTATCGATTTTGGGCGAAATGGTCCTCGTGTTGAGCGGCTTTACAGTTGCTCAAATCTTGTATTTCTTTTTAATACGCTGGCGTTACATCGCCCATCTGCAAGCATCGTAA